A DNA window from Callospermophilus lateralis isolate mCalLat2 chromosome X, mCalLat2.hap1, whole genome shotgun sequence contains the following coding sequences:
- the L1cam gene encoding neural cell adhesion molecule L1 isoform X1: MVVALWYVWPLLFCSPCLLIQIPDELMEPPVITEQSPRRLVVFPTDDISLKCEARGKPEVEFRWTKDGVHFKPKEELGVTVHEAPYSGSFTIAGNNSFAQRFQGVYRCFASNKLGTAMSHEIQLMAEGAPKWPKETVKPVEVEEGESVVLPCNPPPSAAPLRIYWMNSKILHIKQDERVTMGQNGNLYFANVLTSDNHSDYICNAHFPGTRTIIQKEPIDLRVKATNSMIDRKPRLLFPTNSSSHLVALQGQPLVLECIAEGFPTPSIKWLRPSSPMPADRVSYQNHNKTLQLLNVGEEDDGEYRCLAENSLGSARHAYYVTVEAAPYWLHKPQSRLYGPGETARLDCQVQGRPQPEVTWRINGIPIEELAMDQKYRIEQGALILSNVQPSDTMVTQCEARNRHGLLQTNAYIYVVQLPVKILTGDNQTYMAVEGSTAYLLCKAFGAPVPSIQWLDEEGTTVLQDERFFPYANGTLGIRDLQANDTGRYFCQAANDQNNVTIVANLQVKEATQITQGPRSAIEKKGSRVTFTCQATFDPSLQPSITWRGDGRDLQELGDSDKYFIDDRRLIIHSLDYSDQGNYSCVASTELDEVESRAQLLVVGSPGPVPHLELSDRHLLKQSQVHLSWSPAEDHNAPIEKYDIEFEDKEMAPEKWYSLGKVPGNQTSTTLKLSPYIHYTFRVTAINKYGPGEPSPTSETVVTPEAAPEKNPVDVKGEGNETNNMVITWKPLRWMDWNAPQVQYRVQWRPQDTRGIWQEQTVSDPFLVVSNTSTFVPYEIKVQAVNSQGKGPEPQVTIGYSGEDYPQVSPELEGIKILNSSTVLVRWWPVDLAQVKGHLRGYNVTYWWEGSQRKHSKRHVHKGHVVVPANTTSAILSGLRPYSSYHLEVQAFNGRGLGPASEMTFSTPEGVPGHPEALNLECQSDTSLLLHWQPPLSHNGVLTGYVLSYHPLNAGGKEQLSFDLPDPELRTHNLTNLSPGLRYHFQLQATTKEGPGEAIEREGGTMTLSGIPDFGNISATAGENYSVISWVPKEGQCNFRFHIQFKALREGKAITDPPRQYVSYNQSSYTQWDLQPDTKYEIHLLKEEVLLRQMAVKTNGTSPVRFSSNNFAMEGWFIGFVCAIILLLLILLILCFIKRSKGGKYSVKDKEDTQVDSEARPMKDETFGEYSDNEEKAFGSSQPSLNGDIKPLGSDDSLADYGGSVDVQFNEDGSFIGQYSGKKEKEAAGGNDSSGATSPINPAVALE, encoded by the exons ATGGTCGTGGCGCTGTGGTACGTGTGGCCTCTCCTCTTCTGTAGCCCCTGCCTGCTCATCCAGATCCCCGACGAAT TAATGGAGCCTCCTGTCATCACCGAACAGTCTCCACGGCGTCTTGTTGTCTTCCCCACAGATGACATCAGCCTCAAGTGTGAGGCCAGAGGCAAACCTGAAGTGGA GTTCCGCTGGACAAAGGATGGAGTCCACTTCAAGCCCAAGGAGGAACTGGGTGTGACTGTACATGAGGCACCCTACTCTGGCTCCTTCACCATCGCGGGCAACAACAGCTTTGCCCAGAGATTCCAGGGCGTCTATCGCTGCTTTGCCAGCAATAAGCTGGGCACTGCTATGTCCCATGAGATCCAGCTCATGGCTGAGG GTGCCCCCAAGTGGCCAAAGGAGACAGTGAAGCCCGTGGAGGTGGAGGAAGGGGAGTCAGTTGTTCTGCCCTGCAACCCCCCACCGAGTGCAGCGCCACTGCGGATCTACTGGATGAACAGCA AAATCTTGCACATCAAACAGGATGAACGAGTGACCATGGGCCAGAATGGCAACCTCTACTTTGCCAATGTGCTAACCTCAGACAACCACTCAGACTACATCTGCAATGCCCACTTCCCGGGTACCCGAACCATCATTCAAAAGGAGCCCATTGACCTCCGGGTCAAGGCCA CCAACAGCATGATCGATAGGAAGCCACGCCTCCTTTTTCCCACCAACTCCAGCAGCCACCTGGTGGCCTTGCAGGGGCAGCCCTTGGTCCTGGAGTGCATCGCTGAGGGCTT CCCCACACCCTCCATCAAGTGGCTACGCCCTAGTAGCCCCATGCCAGCAGACCGTGTCAGCTACCAGAACCACAATAAGACCCTGCAACTGCTGAATGTGGGCGAGGAAGATGACGGCGAGTATCGCTGCTTGGCTGAGAATTCGCTAGGAAGTGCCCGGCACGCCTACTATGTCACCGTGGAGG CTGCTCCATACTGGCTGCATAAGCCCCAGAGCCGTCTATACGGGCCAGGAGAGACCGCCCGCCTAGACTGCCAAGTCCAGGGCAGGCCTCAACCAGAGGTCACTTGGAGAATCAATGGAATCCCTATAGAAG agttggccatggaccaGAAGTACCGAATCGAGCAGGGTGCCCTGATCCTGAGCAACGTGCAGCCCAGTGACACAATGGTGACCCAGTGTGAGGCCCGCAACCGGCATGGGCTCCTTCAAACCAATGCCTACATCTATGTTGTCC AGCTGCCAGTCAAGATCCTGACAGGAGACAATCAGACATACATGGCGGTGGAGGGCAGCACTGCCTACCTGCTGTGCAAGGCCTTTGGAGCTCCTGTGCCCAGTATCCAGTG GCTGGATGAGGAAGGCACGACTGTGCTTCAGGATGAACGCTTCTTCCCTTATGCCAATGGGACCCTGGGCATCCGAGACCTCCAGGCCAATGACACTGGACGCTACTTCTGCCAGGCTGCCAATGACCAAAACAATGTGACCATTGTGGCTAACCTGCAGGTTAAAG AAGCAACCCAGATCACGCAAGGGCCCCGGAGTGCAATTGAGAAGAAAGGCTCAAGGGTGACATTCACGTGCCAGGCTACCTTTGACCCCTCCTTACAGCCCAGCATCACCTGGCGAGGGGATGGGCGAGACCTTCAGGAACTTGGGGACAGTGACAA GTACTTCATAGATGATAGGCGCCTGATCATCCACAGCCTGGACTACAGTGACCAGGGCAACTATAGCTGTGTGGCAAGCACAGAGCTGGATGAGGTGGAGAGCAGGGCACAGCTCTTGGTGGTTG GGAGCCCTGGGCCTGTGCCTCATCTGGAGCTGTCTGATCGTCACTTGCTGAAGCAGAGTCAGGTGCACCTATCTTGGAGCCCCGCCGAAGACCACAATGCCCCCATTGAGA AGTATGACATTGAATTTGAGGACAAGGAAATGGCACCTGAGAAATGGTACAGTCTGGGTAAGGTGCCAGGAAACCAGACCTCTACTACCCTCAAGCTATCGCCCTACATCCACTACACCTTTAGGGTAACTGCTATCAACAAATATGGCCCTGGAGAACCCAGCCCAACTTCTGAGACTGTGGTCACACCTGAGGCAG CCCCAGAGAAGAACCCTGTGGATGTGAAAGGGGAAGGAAACGAGACCAACAACATGGTTATCACATGGAAG CCACTCCGATGGATGGACTGGAACGCCCCCCAGGTCCAGTACCGTGTGCAATGGCGTCCGCAGGACACACGGGGGATCTGGCAGGAGCAGACCGTGAGCGACCCCTTCTTGGTGGTGTCCAACACATCCACCTTTGTGCCCTATGAGATCAAAGTCCAGGCCGTCAACAGCCAGGGCAAGGGCCCTGAACCCCAGGTCACCATTGGCTATTCCGGGGAGGACT ACCCCCAGGTAAGCCCTGAGCTGGAAGGCATCAAGATCCTCAACTCAAGCACTGTGCTGGTCAGATGGTGGCCTGTGGACTTGGCGCAGGTCAAGGGTCACCTCCGGGGATACAAT GTGACATACTGGTGGGAGGGCAGCCAGAGGAAGCACAGCAAGAGGCATGTCCACAAAGGCCATGTGGTAGTACCCGCTAACACCACCAGTGCCATCCTCAGTGGCCTGCGGCCCTACAGCTCCTACCATCTAGAGGTGCAGGCCTTTAACGGGAGGGGATTGGGGCCTGCCAGTGAGATGACCTTCAGTACCCCGGAGGGAG TACCTGGCCACCCTGAGGCATTGAACCTGGAGTGCCAGTCAGATACCAGCCTGCTGCTGCATTGGCAACCCCCGCTCAGCCACAATGGCGTGCTCACTGGCTATGTGCTCTCGTACCACCCCC TGAATGCAGGAGGCAAGGAGCAGCTGTCCTTTGACCTTCCGGACCCTGAGCTTCGGACACACAACCTGACCAACCTCAGCCCCGGCCTGCGGTACCACTTCCAGCTTCAGGCAACCACGAAGGAGGGCCCTGGCGAGGCCATCGAGCGGGAAGGAGGCACCATGACCTTGTCTG GGATACCAGATTTTGGCAACATCTCGGCCACAGCAGGTGAAAACTACAGTGTCATTTCCTGGGTTCCCAAAGAAGGCCAGTGCAACTTCAGATTCCACATCCAGTTCAAAGCATTGAGAG AAGGAAAGGCTATCACTGACCCCCCACGGCAATATGTCAGCTACAACCAGAGCTCCTACACTCAGTGGGACTTGCAGCCTGACACCAAGTATGAGATCCACCTGCTGAAGGAGGAGGTGCTCCTGCgccagatggctgtgaagaccaaTGGCACCA GCCCTGTGAGATTCTCCTCCAATAACTTTGCCATGGAGGGCTGGTTCATTGGCTTCGTCTGTGCCATCATCCTCCTGCTCCTCATTTTGCTCATCCTCTGTTTCATCAAGCGCAGCAAGGGCGGCAAATACTCAG TAAAGGACAAGGAGGACACCCAGGTGGACTCTGAGGCCCGGCCGATGAAAGATGAGACCTTTGGCGAATACAG TGACAATGAGGAGAAGGCTTTTGGCAGCAGCCAGCCCTCTCTCAACGGAGACATCAAGCCCCTGGGCAGTGACGACAGCCTGGCTGATTATGGGGGCAGTGTGGACGTCCAGTTCAATGAGGATGGCTCCTTCATTGGCCAGTACAGTggcaagaaagagaaggaagcagCAGGAGGCAATGACAGCTCAGGGGCCACCTCCCCCATCAACCCTGCTGTGGCCCTAGAATAG
- the L1cam gene encoding neural cell adhesion molecule L1 isoform X2 has protein sequence MVVALWYVWPLLFCSPCLLIQIPDELMEPPVITEQSPRRLVVFPTDDISLKCEARGKPEVEFRWTKDGVHFKPKEELGVTVHEAPYSGSFTIAGNNSFAQRFQGVYRCFASNKLGTAMSHEIQLMAEGAPKWPKETVKPVEVEEGESVVLPCNPPPSAAPLRIYWMNSKILHIKQDERVTMGQNGNLYFANVLTSDNHSDYICNAHFPGTRTIIQKEPIDLRVKATNSMIDRKPRLLFPTNSSSHLVALQGQPLVLECIAEGFPTPSIKWLRPSSPMPADRVSYQNHNKTLQLLNVGEEDDGEYRCLAENSLGSARHAYYVTVEAAPYWLHKPQSRLYGPGETARLDCQVQGRPQPEVTWRINGIPIEELAMDQKYRIEQGALILSNVQPSDTMVTQCEARNRHGLLQTNAYIYVVQLPVKILTGDNQTYMAVEGSTAYLLCKAFGAPVPSIQWLDEEGTTVLQDERFFPYANGTLGIRDLQANDTGRYFCQAANDQNNVTIVANLQVKEATQITQGPRSAIEKKGSRVTFTCQATFDPSLQPSITWRGDGRDLQELGDSDKYFIDDRRLIIHSLDYSDQGNYSCVASTELDEVESRAQLLVVGSPGPVPHLELSDRHLLKQSQVHLSWSPAEDHNAPIEKYDIEFEDKEMAPEKWYSLGKVPGNQTSTTLKLSPYIHYTFRVTAINKYGPGEPSPTSETVVTPEAAPEKNPVDVKGEGNETNNMVITWKPLRWMDWNAPQVQYRVQWRPQDTRGIWQEQTVSDPFLVVSNTSTFVPYEIKVQAVNSQGKGPEPQVTIGYSGEDYPQVSPELEGIKILNSSTVLVRWWPVDLAQVKGHLRGYNVTYWWEGSQRKHSKRHVHKGHVVVPANTTSAILSGLRPYSSYHLEVQAFNGRGLGPASEMTFSTPEGVPGHPEALNLECQSDTSLLLHWQPPLSHNGVLTGYVLSYHPLNAGGKEQLSFDLPDPELRTHNLTNLSPGLRYHFQLQATTKEGPGEAIEREGGTMTLSGIPDFGNISATAGENYSVISWVPKEGQCNFRFHIQFKALREGKAITDPPRQYVSYNQSSYTQWDLQPDTKYEIHLLKEEVLLRQMAVKTNGTSPVRFSSNNFAMEGWFIGFVCAIILLLLILLILCFIKRSKGGKYSVKDKEDTQVDSEARPMKDETFGEYRSLER, from the exons ATGGTCGTGGCGCTGTGGTACGTGTGGCCTCTCCTCTTCTGTAGCCCCTGCCTGCTCATCCAGATCCCCGACGAAT TAATGGAGCCTCCTGTCATCACCGAACAGTCTCCACGGCGTCTTGTTGTCTTCCCCACAGATGACATCAGCCTCAAGTGTGAGGCCAGAGGCAAACCTGAAGTGGA GTTCCGCTGGACAAAGGATGGAGTCCACTTCAAGCCCAAGGAGGAACTGGGTGTGACTGTACATGAGGCACCCTACTCTGGCTCCTTCACCATCGCGGGCAACAACAGCTTTGCCCAGAGATTCCAGGGCGTCTATCGCTGCTTTGCCAGCAATAAGCTGGGCACTGCTATGTCCCATGAGATCCAGCTCATGGCTGAGG GTGCCCCCAAGTGGCCAAAGGAGACAGTGAAGCCCGTGGAGGTGGAGGAAGGGGAGTCAGTTGTTCTGCCCTGCAACCCCCCACCGAGTGCAGCGCCACTGCGGATCTACTGGATGAACAGCA AAATCTTGCACATCAAACAGGATGAACGAGTGACCATGGGCCAGAATGGCAACCTCTACTTTGCCAATGTGCTAACCTCAGACAACCACTCAGACTACATCTGCAATGCCCACTTCCCGGGTACCCGAACCATCATTCAAAAGGAGCCCATTGACCTCCGGGTCAAGGCCA CCAACAGCATGATCGATAGGAAGCCACGCCTCCTTTTTCCCACCAACTCCAGCAGCCACCTGGTGGCCTTGCAGGGGCAGCCCTTGGTCCTGGAGTGCATCGCTGAGGGCTT CCCCACACCCTCCATCAAGTGGCTACGCCCTAGTAGCCCCATGCCAGCAGACCGTGTCAGCTACCAGAACCACAATAAGACCCTGCAACTGCTGAATGTGGGCGAGGAAGATGACGGCGAGTATCGCTGCTTGGCTGAGAATTCGCTAGGAAGTGCCCGGCACGCCTACTATGTCACCGTGGAGG CTGCTCCATACTGGCTGCATAAGCCCCAGAGCCGTCTATACGGGCCAGGAGAGACCGCCCGCCTAGACTGCCAAGTCCAGGGCAGGCCTCAACCAGAGGTCACTTGGAGAATCAATGGAATCCCTATAGAAG agttggccatggaccaGAAGTACCGAATCGAGCAGGGTGCCCTGATCCTGAGCAACGTGCAGCCCAGTGACACAATGGTGACCCAGTGTGAGGCCCGCAACCGGCATGGGCTCCTTCAAACCAATGCCTACATCTATGTTGTCC AGCTGCCAGTCAAGATCCTGACAGGAGACAATCAGACATACATGGCGGTGGAGGGCAGCACTGCCTACCTGCTGTGCAAGGCCTTTGGAGCTCCTGTGCCCAGTATCCAGTG GCTGGATGAGGAAGGCACGACTGTGCTTCAGGATGAACGCTTCTTCCCTTATGCCAATGGGACCCTGGGCATCCGAGACCTCCAGGCCAATGACACTGGACGCTACTTCTGCCAGGCTGCCAATGACCAAAACAATGTGACCATTGTGGCTAACCTGCAGGTTAAAG AAGCAACCCAGATCACGCAAGGGCCCCGGAGTGCAATTGAGAAGAAAGGCTCAAGGGTGACATTCACGTGCCAGGCTACCTTTGACCCCTCCTTACAGCCCAGCATCACCTGGCGAGGGGATGGGCGAGACCTTCAGGAACTTGGGGACAGTGACAA GTACTTCATAGATGATAGGCGCCTGATCATCCACAGCCTGGACTACAGTGACCAGGGCAACTATAGCTGTGTGGCAAGCACAGAGCTGGATGAGGTGGAGAGCAGGGCACAGCTCTTGGTGGTTG GGAGCCCTGGGCCTGTGCCTCATCTGGAGCTGTCTGATCGTCACTTGCTGAAGCAGAGTCAGGTGCACCTATCTTGGAGCCCCGCCGAAGACCACAATGCCCCCATTGAGA AGTATGACATTGAATTTGAGGACAAGGAAATGGCACCTGAGAAATGGTACAGTCTGGGTAAGGTGCCAGGAAACCAGACCTCTACTACCCTCAAGCTATCGCCCTACATCCACTACACCTTTAGGGTAACTGCTATCAACAAATATGGCCCTGGAGAACCCAGCCCAACTTCTGAGACTGTGGTCACACCTGAGGCAG CCCCAGAGAAGAACCCTGTGGATGTGAAAGGGGAAGGAAACGAGACCAACAACATGGTTATCACATGGAAG CCACTCCGATGGATGGACTGGAACGCCCCCCAGGTCCAGTACCGTGTGCAATGGCGTCCGCAGGACACACGGGGGATCTGGCAGGAGCAGACCGTGAGCGACCCCTTCTTGGTGGTGTCCAACACATCCACCTTTGTGCCCTATGAGATCAAAGTCCAGGCCGTCAACAGCCAGGGCAAGGGCCCTGAACCCCAGGTCACCATTGGCTATTCCGGGGAGGACT ACCCCCAGGTAAGCCCTGAGCTGGAAGGCATCAAGATCCTCAACTCAAGCACTGTGCTGGTCAGATGGTGGCCTGTGGACTTGGCGCAGGTCAAGGGTCACCTCCGGGGATACAAT GTGACATACTGGTGGGAGGGCAGCCAGAGGAAGCACAGCAAGAGGCATGTCCACAAAGGCCATGTGGTAGTACCCGCTAACACCACCAGTGCCATCCTCAGTGGCCTGCGGCCCTACAGCTCCTACCATCTAGAGGTGCAGGCCTTTAACGGGAGGGGATTGGGGCCTGCCAGTGAGATGACCTTCAGTACCCCGGAGGGAG TACCTGGCCACCCTGAGGCATTGAACCTGGAGTGCCAGTCAGATACCAGCCTGCTGCTGCATTGGCAACCCCCGCTCAGCCACAATGGCGTGCTCACTGGCTATGTGCTCTCGTACCACCCCC TGAATGCAGGAGGCAAGGAGCAGCTGTCCTTTGACCTTCCGGACCCTGAGCTTCGGACACACAACCTGACCAACCTCAGCCCCGGCCTGCGGTACCACTTCCAGCTTCAGGCAACCACGAAGGAGGGCCCTGGCGAGGCCATCGAGCGGGAAGGAGGCACCATGACCTTGTCTG GGATACCAGATTTTGGCAACATCTCGGCCACAGCAGGTGAAAACTACAGTGTCATTTCCTGGGTTCCCAAAGAAGGCCAGTGCAACTTCAGATTCCACATCCAGTTCAAAGCATTGAGAG AAGGAAAGGCTATCACTGACCCCCCACGGCAATATGTCAGCTACAACCAGAGCTCCTACACTCAGTGGGACTTGCAGCCTGACACCAAGTATGAGATCCACCTGCTGAAGGAGGAGGTGCTCCTGCgccagatggctgtgaagaccaaTGGCACCA GCCCTGTGAGATTCTCCTCCAATAACTTTGCCATGGAGGGCTGGTTCATTGGCTTCGTCTGTGCCATCATCCTCCTGCTCCTCATTTTGCTCATCCTCTGTTTCATCAAGCGCAGCAAGGGCGGCAAATACTCAG TAAAGGACAAGGAGGACACCCAGGTGGACTCTGAGGCCCGGCCGATGAAAGATGAGACCTTTGGCGAATACAG gtcCCTGGAGAGGTAA